One part of the Ornithorhynchus anatinus isolate Pmale09 chromosome 21, mOrnAna1.pri.v4, whole genome shotgun sequence genome encodes these proteins:
- the RNF151 gene encoding RING finger protein 151 isoform X2, whose amino-acid sequence MSGGYEVSLFATPPDSHLLCSVCYGVLRQPVGLPCRHTFCRKCIMRWLVRQRTCPCCRREVKVKQLVHRHELRRQINRLQVKCKNVQEGCLVTVPLHHRRIHLLSCQYEPAPCPHPGCPAWVPRKDLSGHGQRCPHGRRPSARGCEAPLTAARAPRDYPHQLQEERRRRRRQASCQLLLAQLDRSLRHLRRAARGMHAQLARLGGRLERSRVDGLGPSA is encoded by the exons ATG AGCGGTGGCTATGAGGTCAGCCTGTTTGCCACCCCGCCAGACTCCCACCTACTGTGTTCGGTTTGCTACGGCGTCCTGAGGCAGCCTGTGGGACTCCCATGCAGGCACACGTTCTGCAGGAAATGCATCATGCGGTGGCTGGTGAG GCAGAGGACGTGTCCGTGCTGCAGGCGTGAAGTGAAGGTGAAGCAATTAGTTCACAGGCATGAACTCCGAAGGCAGATCAACCGCCTGCAAGTGAAG TGTAAGAATGTCCAGGAGGGCTGCCTGGTCACTGTGCCCCTCCACCACCGCCGGATCCACCTGCTGTCCTGCCAGTACGAGCccgccccttgcccccaccccggCTGCCCGGCCTGGGTGCCACGCAAGGACCTGAGCGGCCACGGCCAACGCTGCCCGCACGGACGGCGGCCCTCCGCCCGGGGCTGTGAGGCTCCGCTGACCGCCGCCCGCGCCCCCCGTGACTACCCCCACCagctgcaggaggagaggaggcggcGACGGCGGCAGGCATCTTGCCAGCTGCTCCTGGCACAGCTGGACCGATCCCTCCGACACCTGCGCCGGGCCGCGCGAGGCATGCACGCCCAGCTGGCGCGGCTGGGAGGGCGCCTGGAGAGGAGCCGGGTGGACGGCCTCGGCCCGTCGGCGTGA
- the RNF151 gene encoding RING finger protein 151 isoform X1, with the protein MRWLVRQRTCPCCRREVKVKQLVHRHELRRQINRLQVKCKNVQEGCLVTVPLHHRRIHLLSCQYEPAPCPHPGCPAWVPRKDLSGHGQRCPHGRRPSARGCEAPLTAARAPRDYPHQLQEERRRRRRQASCQLLLAQLDRSLRHLRRAARGMHAQLARLGGRLERSRVDGLGPSA; encoded by the exons ATGCGGTGGCTGGTGAG GCAGAGGACGTGTCCGTGCTGCAGGCGTGAAGTGAAGGTGAAGCAATTAGTTCACAGGCATGAACTCCGAAGGCAGATCAACCGCCTGCAAGTGAAG TGTAAGAATGTCCAGGAGGGCTGCCTGGTCACTGTGCCCCTCCACCACCGCCGGATCCACCTGCTGTCCTGCCAGTACGAGCccgccccttgcccccaccccggCTGCCCGGCCTGGGTGCCACGCAAGGACCTGAGCGGCCACGGCCAACGCTGCCCGCACGGACGGCGGCCCTCCGCCCGGGGCTGTGAGGCTCCGCTGACCGCCGCCCGCGCCCCCCGTGACTACCCCCACCagctgcaggaggagaggaggcggcGACGGCGGCAGGCATCTTGCCAGCTGCTCCTGGCACAGCTGGACCGATCCCTCCGACACCTGCGCCGGGCCGCGCGAGGCATGCACGCCCAGCTGGCGCGGCTGGGAGGGCGCCTGGAGAGGAGCCGGGTGGACGGCCTCGGCCCGTCGGCGTGA